A stretch of the Modestobacter marinus genome encodes the following:
- a CDS encoding SDR family NAD(P)-dependent oxidoreductase, which yields MGACGRRLPRLRGLPAQDRSEDPARPGRAEELSGRAEPLGGDGPVVVVTGASDGIGAAAARRLHRGGARVVVVGRSPEKTAAVAADLDGARSATVDLARLDDVRRLAAELAELPRIDVLVHNAGASFARRELTVDGHERTAQVDHLGPYLLTRLLEERLRASGARVVTTSSFMHWAGGSRRGHLLDSAGPYLATRAYARAKWCNVLFTRELARRWAPEVTATCFDPGAVATSFGAASGGVTGLAFRTPLTAFMRTPAQGADTLVWLATADDGWRNGGHHADRSPTWTAPSARDDVRARELWELSARLVGLPA from the coding sequence GTGGGAGCGTGCGGTCGCCGCCTTCCCCGACTACGCGGACTACCAGCGCAGGACCGATCGGAAGATCCCGCTCGTCCTGGTCGAGCCGAAGAGCTGAGCGGTCGAGCCGAACCGCTGGGCGGCGATGGCCCGGTCGTCGTCGTCACCGGTGCCAGCGACGGCATCGGCGCGGCGGCGGCCCGGCGGCTGCACCGCGGTGGCGCGCGGGTCGTGGTGGTCGGCCGGTCGCCGGAGAAGACCGCCGCGGTCGCCGCCGACCTGGACGGCGCCCGGTCGGCCACCGTCGACCTCGCCCGGCTGGACGACGTCCGGCGGCTGGCCGCCGAGCTGGCCGAGCTGCCGCGGATCGACGTCCTCGTGCACAACGCCGGGGCCTCCTTCGCCCGGCGGGAGCTGACCGTCGACGGCCATGAGCGCACCGCCCAGGTCGACCACCTCGGGCCCTACCTGCTCACCCGGCTGCTGGAGGAGCGGTTGCGCGCCTCGGGCGCGCGGGTGGTCACGACCTCGTCGTTCATGCACTGGGCCGGCGGGTCCCGCCGCGGTCACCTGCTCGACAGCGCCGGCCCGTACCTCGCCACGCGTGCCTACGCCCGGGCCAAGTGGTGCAACGTGCTCTTCACCCGGGAGCTGGCCCGCCGCTGGGCGCCGGAGGTCACCGCCACCTGCTTCGACCCGGGGGCGGTGGCGACGTCCTTCGGCGCGGCCTCGGGCGGGGTCACCGGCCTGGCGTTCCGGACGCCGCTGACCGCCTTCATGCGCACCCCGGCCCAGGGCGCGGACACCCTGGTCTGGCTGGCCACCGCCGACGACGGCTGGCGCAACGGCGGGCACCACGCGGACCGGTCGCCGACCTGGACCGCGCCCTCGGCCCGCGACGACGTCCGGGCCCGGGAGCTCTGGGAGCTGTCGGCCCGGCTGGTCGGCCTGCCGGCCTGA
- a CDS encoding aldo/keto reductase, whose product MEYTRLGSTGLQVSRLCLGMMSFGDPARGGHPWSLPEEESRAVIQKALAAGITFFDTANVYSAGSSEEITGRAIRDFADREDVVLATKVHGRMRPGPNGAGLSRKAILTELEASLTRLGTDYVDLYQIHRWDPATPIEETLEALDSAVRSGKVRYLGASSMWAWQFSKALHVAGERGWHRFVSMQDHYNLLHREEEREMLPLCADQGIGVIPWSPLARGRLTRDWDAQTNRSETDEFGSRLYNDEDRVIVERVAEVAGARGVPRAQVALAWLLSKPVVTAPIVGVTKDRHLDDAVAAVELQLSAEEIARLEEPYTPHAVVGFS is encoded by the coding sequence ATGGAGTACACGCGTCTGGGCAGCACCGGTCTGCAGGTGTCCCGCCTCTGCCTCGGGATGATGAGCTTCGGCGACCCCGCCCGCGGCGGTCATCCGTGGAGCCTGCCCGAGGAGGAGAGCCGGGCCGTCATCCAGAAGGCGCTGGCCGCCGGGATCACCTTCTTCGACACCGCGAACGTCTACTCGGCCGGCTCCAGCGAGGAGATCACCGGCCGTGCGATCCGCGACTTCGCCGACCGGGAGGACGTCGTCCTGGCCACCAAGGTGCACGGCCGGATGCGGCCGGGGCCGAACGGCGCCGGGCTCTCCCGGAAGGCGATCCTCACCGAGCTCGAGGCCAGCCTGACCCGGCTCGGCACCGACTACGTCGACCTCTACCAGATCCACCGCTGGGACCCGGCCACGCCGATCGAGGAGACGCTGGAGGCCCTGGACTCCGCGGTGCGCTCGGGCAAGGTGCGCTACCTGGGCGCCTCGAGCATGTGGGCCTGGCAGTTCAGCAAGGCCCTGCACGTGGCCGGCGAGCGCGGCTGGCACCGCTTCGTGTCGATGCAGGACCACTACAACCTGCTCCACCGGGAGGAGGAGCGGGAGATGCTGCCGCTGTGCGCCGACCAGGGCATCGGGGTGATCCCGTGGAGCCCGCTGGCCCGCGGCCGGCTCACCCGCGACTGGGACGCCCAGACCAACCGGTCGGAGACCGACGAGTTCGGCAGCCGGCTCTACAACGACGAGGACCGGGTGATCGTCGAGCGGGTCGCCGAGGTGGCCGGGGCCCGTGGGGTCCCGCGCGCCCAGGTGGCGCTGGCCTGGCTGCTCAGCAAGCCGGTGGTGACCGCGCCGATCGTCGGTGTCACCAAGGACCGGCACCTGGACGACGCGGTGGCCGCGGTGGAGCTGCAGCTGTCGGCGGAGGAGATCGCCCGGCTCGAGGAGCCCTACACCCCGCACGCGGTGGTCGGCTTCTCCTGA
- a CDS encoding winged helix DNA-binding domain-containing protein, protein MTADLARLRLAAQRLIGPRCATPAEAVRWSTAVQGQDLPGALTSVALRTAGGTRAAVTAALDAGEVVRSWPMRGTLHLTAAEDLPWMLALLGPRALAGVEKRRAVVAITEAELERARELAVAALAGGGRLSRTDLLAAIAAGGVSTEGQRGYHVLWYLAQTGTLVLGPTAGGDQQFVLLDEWITSPRRLGREEALGELALRFFASHGPATVKDLVRWAGVLVRDVKAGLAIAAPRLERLVVDGTEHWLDPATPDRLAAARDEADGVHLLPGFDELVLGYADRSCTVPAGFADRIVPGSNGVFRPTALHRGVVVGVWRAGRGAGRPMELEPFTELPAGVLAAAQERYAALP, encoded by the coding sequence ATGACGGCGGACCTGGCCCGGTTGCGGTTGGCGGCACAGCGGCTGATCGGGCCCCGGTGCGCGACACCCGCCGAGGCGGTGCGCTGGTCGACCGCCGTCCAGGGGCAGGACCTGCCCGGTGCCCTGACGTCGGTCGCGCTGCGCACCGCCGGCGGCACCCGGGCGGCGGTCACCGCCGCCCTGGACGCCGGGGAGGTGGTCCGGTCCTGGCCGATGCGCGGCACGCTGCACCTGACCGCCGCCGAGGACCTGCCGTGGATGCTGGCGCTGCTCGGCCCACGTGCGCTCGCCGGGGTGGAGAAGCGGCGCGCCGTCGTCGCGATCACCGAGGCCGAGCTGGAGCGGGCGCGGGAGCTGGCGGTCGCCGCACTGGCCGGCGGGGGCCGGCTGAGCCGGACCGACCTGCTGGCGGCGATCGCCGCCGGCGGGGTGTCCACCGAGGGGCAGCGCGGCTACCACGTGCTCTGGTACCTCGCCCAGACCGGGACGCTGGTGCTGGGGCCCACGGCCGGGGGCGACCAGCAGTTCGTCCTGCTCGACGAGTGGATCACCTCGCCCCGCCGGCTCGGGCGGGAGGAGGCCCTCGGCGAGCTGGCGCTGCGCTTCTTCGCCTCGCACGGCCCCGCGACCGTCAAGGACCTGGTGCGCTGGGCCGGCGTGCTGGTCCGCGACGTGAAGGCCGGGCTGGCGATCGCCGCACCCCGGCTGGAGCGGCTCGTCGTCGACGGCACCGAGCACTGGCTGGACCCGGCGACCCCCGACCGGCTGGCCGCCGCCCGCGACGAGGCCGACGGCGTGCACCTGCTGCCCGGCTTCGACGAGCTGGTGCTCGGCTACGCCGACCGCAGCTGCACCGTGCCGGCCGGTTTCGCCGACCGGATCGTGCCCGGCAGCAACGGCGTCTTCCGGCCCACCGCGCTGCACCGGGGTGTCGTCGTCGGCGTCTGGCGGGCCGGGCGGGGCGCGGGCCGGCCGATGGAGCTGGAGCCGTTCACCGAGCTGCCCGCGGGCGTGCTGGCCGCCGCGCAGGAGCGGTACGCCGCCCTGCCGTGA
- a CDS encoding GNAT family N-acetyltransferase → MPVSERVRLVPFEPELLLPVLPWFDHPVVQRHLGGRSWPERELALRTAARGEEFRGRTVLRARSFVALDADGAPAALIGGDVYDRWTQWDPATGQVVAVDDRRTMGAAYVVDPARWRHGYGAATLRALVTTEALADVEQFVLGIEPGHTASLRTATAAGFGPLTTEPDAEDMVYLHLVR, encoded by the coding sequence GTGCCCGTCTCCGAGAGGGTCCGGCTGGTGCCGTTCGAGCCCGAGCTCCTGCTGCCGGTGCTCCCCTGGTTCGACCACCCGGTCGTGCAGCGCCACCTGGGCGGCCGCAGCTGGCCCGAACGCGAGCTGGCGCTGCGCACCGCCGCCCGCGGCGAGGAGTTCCGCGGCCGGACCGTGCTGCGGGCCCGCTCGTTCGTCGCGCTGGACGCCGACGGCGCCCCGGCCGCGCTGATCGGCGGTGACGTCTACGACCGGTGGACGCAGTGGGACCCGGCCACCGGGCAGGTGGTCGCCGTCGACGACCGCCGCACCATGGGTGCCGCCTACGTGGTCGACCCGGCACGCTGGCGCCACGGGTACGGGGCGGCGACGCTGCGGGCCCTCGTCACGACGGAGGCGCTCGCCGACGTCGAGCAGTTCGTCCTCGGCATCGAGCCTGGGCACACCGCCAGCCTGCGGACGGCGACCGCGGCCGGGTTCGGCCCGCTGACCACCGAGCCCGACGCCGAGGACATGGTCTACCTGCACCTGGTGCGCTGA
- a CDS encoding DUF1801 domain-containing protein translates to MDGGPDIDAWFAAAGDREAALRATDALVQAAAPGIDRQLVPVGRGQMLGYGLMPYRPRSAKETTMWPLIALAAQQRHLSLYVCAVVDGQYLAESRAAQLGKVSCGKSCIRFTSLDRVDTVALDQLLRDAVASTARGENDYSG, encoded by the coding sequence ATGGACGGCGGACCGGACATCGATGCCTGGTTCGCCGCGGCCGGGGACCGTGAGGCCGCACTGCGGGCGACCGATGCGCTGGTCCAGGCCGCCGCGCCCGGCATCGACCGGCAGCTCGTGCCGGTGGGCCGGGGCCAGATGCTGGGGTACGGCCTGATGCCCTACCGGCCCCGGTCGGCGAAGGAGACCACGATGTGGCCGCTGATCGCGCTGGCGGCCCAGCAGCGGCACCTGTCCCTCTACGTCTGCGCGGTCGTCGACGGGCAGTACCTGGCGGAGTCGCGCGCCGCGCAGCTGGGGAAGGTGTCCTGCGGCAAGAGCTGCATCCGCTTCACCTCGCTGGACCGGGTGGACACGGTCGCCCTGGACCAGCTGCTGCGCGACGCCGTGGCCAGCACCGCCCGCGGGGAGAACGACTACTCCGGCTGA
- a CDS encoding phosphoribosyltransferase, translating into MPFRDRAVSRDRAVFRDRTDAGEQLAHRLDRLRAAAPVVLGLPRGGVPVAAPVAAALAAPLDVLVVRKLGVPGQPELAMGAVGEGGVVVLAERVLRAAGVAEADLDRVREHQQAEVDRRVRLFREVRPRVPLAGRTVVLVDDGIATGSTARAACAVARAQGAARVVLAVPVCAPDSVPALTAAADELVALTSPPDFRSVGGAYADFRATEDDEVLDLLRRAAQPE; encoded by the coding sequence ATGCCCTTCCGTGACCGCGCCGTCTCACGGGACCGCGCCGTCTTCCGTGACCGCACCGACGCCGGCGAGCAGCTGGCCCACCGGCTGGACCGGCTGCGTGCGGCCGCACCCGTGGTGCTCGGGCTGCCCCGGGGCGGGGTGCCGGTGGCCGCCCCGGTCGCCGCCGCGCTGGCCGCGCCGCTGGACGTGCTCGTCGTGCGCAAGCTCGGGGTGCCCGGCCAGCCCGAGCTGGCGATGGGCGCGGTCGGCGAGGGCGGGGTCGTGGTGCTCGCGGAGCGGGTGCTCCGGGCGGCGGGGGTGGCCGAGGCCGACCTCGACCGCGTCCGGGAGCACCAGCAGGCGGAGGTCGACCGGCGGGTCCGGCTCTTCCGCGAGGTGCGTCCGCGGGTGCCGCTGGCCGGCCGCACCGTCGTCCTGGTGGACGACGGCATCGCCACCGGCTCGACCGCCCGCGCCGCCTGCGCCGTCGCCCGGGCCCAGGGCGCCGCGCGGGTGGTGCTGGCCGTCCCGGTCTGCGCCCCGGACTCGGTCCCGGCGCTGACCGCGGCGGCCGACGAGCTCGTCGCACTCACCAGCCCGCCGGACTTCCGTTCCGTCGGCGGGGCCTACGCGGACTTCCGGGCGACGGAGGACGACGAGGTGCTCGACCTGCTGCGCCGGGCAGCTCAGCCGGAGTAG
- a CDS encoding ABC-F family ATP-binding cassette domain-containing protein encodes MGYVDVTGIRFTLPDGRVLLDDVAFRVGEGARAALVGENGAGKTTMLRIISGDLTPDAGSVALIGGLGVMRQFIGSVRDDTTVQRFLVDLAPPAVREAWDAVETAELRMMEDDDEPAQMAYATALAHWGDVGGYDVEVTWDTVTVAALGVPYDGCKYRELTTLSGGEQKRLALECLLRGPDQVLLLDEPDNYLDVPGKRWLEERLLETRKTVLFVSHDRELLARVADRVVTVEGGTAWVHGGDWAGYPAARTARHERMAELRKRWDEEHERLVELVRTLQQQAKNSPAMTSTYHAMQTRLAKFEAAGAPPEPPREQHVAMRLRGGRTGVRVVMAEQLELSGLMRPFDVEVEYGDRVAVLGSNGAGKSHFLRLLAGQDVAHTGSWRLGARVVPGFFAQTHAHPEWLDRTLVDLLWHGEAGRPGVDRGRAMAALRRYGLAPSGDQLFRSLSGGQQARFQVLLLELSGATLLLLDEPTDNLDVLSAESLEEALDAFDGTVVAVTHDRWFARTFDRFLLFGADGHVREVPEPVFDEGRVQRAR; translated from the coding sequence ATGGGCTACGTCGACGTCACCGGGATCCGGTTCACCCTGCCGGACGGTCGGGTGCTCCTCGACGACGTCGCCTTCCGGGTCGGGGAGGGCGCCCGCGCGGCGCTGGTCGGGGAGAACGGCGCCGGCAAGACCACGATGCTGCGGATCATCAGCGGTGACCTGACGCCGGACGCCGGCTCGGTCGCCCTCATCGGTGGGCTCGGCGTCATGCGCCAGTTCATCGGCTCGGTGCGCGACGACACCACCGTCCAGCGCTTCCTCGTCGACCTCGCGCCGCCCGCCGTCCGGGAGGCCTGGGACGCCGTCGAGACCGCGGAGCTGCGGATGATGGAGGACGACGACGAGCCCGCCCAGATGGCCTACGCCACCGCGCTGGCCCACTGGGGTGACGTCGGCGGCTACGACGTCGAGGTCACCTGGGACACCGTCACCGTCGCCGCGCTCGGCGTGCCCTACGACGGCTGCAAGTACCGGGAGCTGACCACCCTCTCCGGTGGCGAGCAGAAGCGGCTGGCCCTGGAGTGCCTGCTCCGCGGGCCCGATCAGGTGCTGCTGCTGGACGAGCCGGACAACTACCTCGACGTCCCCGGCAAGCGCTGGCTGGAGGAGCGGCTCCTGGAGACCCGCAAGACGGTGCTGTTCGTCAGCCACGACCGGGAGCTGCTGGCCCGGGTCGCCGACCGGGTGGTCACCGTCGAGGGCGGGACGGCGTGGGTGCACGGCGGCGACTGGGCCGGCTACCCGGCGGCGCGGACCGCCCGGCACGAGCGGATGGCCGAGCTGCGCAAGCGCTGGGACGAGGAGCACGAGCGGCTCGTCGAGCTGGTGCGCACGCTGCAGCAGCAGGCGAAGAACTCCCCGGCGATGACGTCGACCTACCACGCGATGCAGACCCGGCTGGCCAAGTTCGAGGCGGCCGGCGCACCGCCGGAACCGCCGAGAGAGCAGCACGTGGCGATGCGGCTGCGGGGTGGCCGTACCGGGGTGCGGGTGGTGATGGCCGAGCAGCTCGAGCTCTCCGGCCTGATGCGCCCCTTCGACGTGGAGGTCGAGTACGGCGACCGGGTCGCCGTCCTGGGCTCCAACGGGGCCGGCAAGTCGCACTTCCTGCGGCTGCTGGCCGGCCAGGACGTCGCGCACACCGGCTCGTGGCGGCTCGGGGCGCGCGTCGTCCCCGGGTTCTTCGCCCAGACCCACGCCCATCCCGAGTGGCTGGACCGCACGCTGGTCGACCTGCTGTGGCACGGCGAGGCCGGGCGGCCGGGGGTCGACCGCGGGCGGGCGATGGCGGCGCTGCGCCGGTACGGGCTGGCGCCGTCGGGCGACCAGCTGTTCCGGTCGCTGTCCGGCGGTCAGCAGGCCCGGTTCCAGGTGCTCCTGCTCGAGCTCTCCGGCGCCACCCTGCTGCTGCTCGACGAGCCGACCGACAACCTCGACGTGCTGTCGGCGGAGTCGCTGGAGGAGGCGCTGGACGCCTTCGACGGCACCGTGGTCGCGGTCACCCACGACCGCTGGTTCGCCCGCACCTTCGACCGGTTCCTGCTGTTCGGCGCCGACGGGCACGTGCGCGAGGTGCCCGAGCCGGTGTTCGACGAGGGCCGGGTCCAGCGCGCCCGCTGA
- a CDS encoding oxidoreductase has translation MTTTAEKSGQFLLGDRTVHRIGYGAMQLAGPHVMGPPADRDAAVAVLRRAVELGVDHIDTSDYYGPHVTNEVIREALHPYPEQLTIVTKVGARRTPEGEWPEALGADELRQAVRDNLDHLGLDVLEVVNLRMPGFAEPVQRSLAEPMEALAQLQQEGLVRHIGVSNVTPQMLAEARGIAPVVCVQNHYNLVHRADDPLVDALARDGVAYVPFFPLGGFSPVQSAALDTVARRLETTPMQVALTWLLARSPNLLLIPGTSSVAHLEENLEAAARVLGPEELAELDRIGGDGTLDPDR, from the coding sequence ATGACGACGACGGCGGAGAAGTCCGGCCAGTTCCTCCTCGGCGACCGCACCGTGCACCGCATCGGCTACGGCGCGATGCAGCTCGCCGGGCCGCACGTCATGGGCCCGCCGGCCGACCGGGACGCCGCGGTGGCGGTGCTCCGGCGCGCGGTGGAGCTGGGCGTCGACCACATCGACACCAGCGACTACTACGGCCCGCACGTCACCAACGAGGTCATCCGCGAGGCGCTGCACCCCTATCCGGAGCAGCTCACGATCGTCACCAAGGTCGGTGCCCGGCGGACGCCGGAGGGCGAGTGGCCCGAGGCGCTGGGCGCCGACGAGCTGCGGCAGGCGGTGCGGGACAACCTCGACCACCTGGGGCTCGACGTCCTCGAGGTGGTCAACCTGCGGATGCCCGGGTTCGCCGAGCCGGTGCAGCGCTCGCTGGCCGAGCCGATGGAGGCCCTCGCCCAGCTGCAGCAGGAGGGGCTGGTCCGGCACATCGGGGTCAGCAACGTGACGCCGCAGATGCTCGCCGAGGCCCGCGGCATCGCCCCGGTGGTCTGCGTGCAGAACCACTACAACCTCGTGCACCGGGCCGACGACCCGCTGGTCGACGCGCTGGCCCGGGACGGCGTCGCCTACGTGCCGTTCTTCCCGCTGGGCGGCTTCTCCCCGGTGCAGTCCGCGGCGCTGGACACGGTGGCCCGCCGGCTGGAGACCACCCCGATGCAGGTGGCGCTGACCTGGCTGCTGGCCCGCTCCCCCAACCTGCTGCTCATCCCGGGCACGTCCTCGGTCGCCCACCTGGAGGAGAACCTGGAGGCGGCGGCCCGGGTGCTCGGGCCCGAGGAGCTGGCGGAGCTGGACCGGATCGGCGGCGACGGCACCCTCGACCCCGACCGCTGA
- a CDS encoding MFS transporter, whose translation MPRALLALSIGAFGIGTSEFVIMGMLPQVADDLSVSVAAVGILISAYALGVVIGAPTLTALGVRFTPRQTLIGLMLVFTVGNTLSAVAPTYETLMAARVVTALAHGSFFGVGAVAARGLVAKEKGTQAISLMFVGLTLANVIGVPIGTFVAQQLSWRLVFGGAAAIGLLTIAGLVAWMPRVAAAPTDLRQELGAFRRRQVWLTLGVTTIGFAALFSVYSYVSPILTDLAGMPESRVTVVLALFGLGTTVGTLLGGRLGDRYGFVFVTVGLLVTAALLVVFTVVVVNQVAAVVLLVLFGAITFSGGPVVQNRAIEAARVQGGSLVSAANQGAFNAANALGAALGAATLTAGWGYRAPMWVGAVLALLGAGLSVVALRSQRAETARDAAAGTTAETPVEVPAPVRAA comes from the coding sequence GTGCCCCGCGCGCTGCTCGCCCTGTCCATCGGTGCCTTCGGCATCGGCACCTCCGAGTTCGTGATCATGGGCATGCTCCCCCAGGTGGCCGACGACCTCTCCGTCTCGGTCGCCGCGGTCGGGATCCTGATCAGCGCCTACGCCCTCGGGGTCGTCATCGGGGCACCGACGCTCACCGCGCTGGGCGTGCGGTTCACCCCGCGACAGACGCTCATCGGGCTGATGCTGGTCTTCACCGTCGGCAACACCCTCTCCGCGGTCGCCCCGACGTACGAGACGCTGATGGCCGCCCGCGTGGTCACCGCGCTGGCGCACGGCTCGTTCTTCGGGGTGGGGGCCGTCGCCGCCCGGGGGCTGGTGGCCAAGGAGAAGGGCACCCAGGCGATCTCGCTGATGTTCGTCGGGCTGACCCTGGCCAACGTCATCGGCGTCCCCATCGGCACGTTCGTCGCCCAGCAGCTGAGCTGGCGGCTGGTCTTCGGTGGCGCTGCGGCGATCGGGCTGCTCACCATCGCCGGGCTGGTCGCCTGGATGCCACGGGTGGCCGCCGCGCCCACCGACCTCCGGCAGGAGCTGGGCGCCTTCCGCCGGCGTCAGGTCTGGCTGACCCTCGGGGTCACCACGATCGGCTTCGCCGCGCTGTTCTCGGTCTACAGCTACGTGAGCCCGATCCTCACCGACCTCGCCGGGATGCCCGAGAGCCGGGTCACCGTCGTGCTCGCGCTGTTCGGGCTGGGCACCACGGTGGGCACGCTGCTCGGCGGCCGGCTGGGCGACCGGTACGGCTTCGTCTTCGTCACCGTCGGGCTGCTGGTCACCGCCGCGCTCCTGGTCGTGTTCACCGTCGTGGTGGTGAACCAGGTCGCCGCCGTCGTCCTGCTGGTGCTCTTCGGCGCGATCACCTTCTCCGGCGGGCCGGTCGTGCAGAACCGGGCGATCGAGGCGGCCCGGGTGCAGGGCGGCAGCCTGGTGTCGGCGGCCAACCAGGGCGCGTTCAACGCGGCCAACGCCCTGGGTGCGGCCCTGGGGGCGGCCACCCTCACCGCCGGCTGGGGCTACCGCGCGCCGATGTGGGTCGGTGCGGTGCTCGCGCTCCTCGGCGCGGGTCTGTCGGTGGTCGCGCTGCGCAGCCAGCGGGCCGAGACGGCCCGCGACGCGGCCGCCGGGACGACCGCCGAGACCCCGGTCGAGGTCCCCGCCCCGGTCCGCGCCGCCTGA
- a CDS encoding zinc-dependent alcohol dehydrogenase, translating into MRAVTWHGRDDVRVDTVPDPEIKDPTDVIVQVTSSGICGSDLHLIEVMAPFMTVGDVLGHEPMGVVREVGPAVTELKAGDRVVVPFNISCGTCWMCGQGLQSQCETTQNREQGFGASLFGYTKLYGQVPGGQAEYLRVPFGNTLPIKVPEGPADDRFVYLSDVLPTAWQAVQYAGVVPGGSVLVLGLGPIGDMATRIAKHLGAAQVLAADVVPERLDRARANGIDVLDSTDQADVVAWVRDKTDGRGPDAVIDAVGMEAHGSPGARFAQKASALVPDAIMEKVMTVAGTDRLAALNTAIEAVRRGGTISLSGVYGGATDPLPLMRMFDKQVELRMGQANVWRWVPDILPLLTDADPLGVDDFATHHVPLEQAPQAYETFRQKQDGAVKVLLQP; encoded by the coding sequence ATGCGCGCAGTGACCTGGCACGGCCGGGACGACGTCCGGGTGGACACCGTCCCGGACCCGGAGATCAAGGACCCCACGGACGTGATCGTGCAGGTGACGTCGAGCGGGATCTGCGGCTCGGACCTCCACCTCATCGAGGTCATGGCGCCGTTCATGACCGTCGGCGACGTGCTCGGCCACGAGCCGATGGGCGTCGTCCGCGAGGTCGGCCCCGCGGTCACCGAGCTCAAGGCCGGCGACCGGGTCGTCGTCCCGTTCAACATCTCCTGCGGCACCTGCTGGATGTGCGGCCAGGGGCTGCAGAGCCAGTGCGAGACGACCCAGAACCGGGAGCAGGGCTTCGGCGCCTCGCTGTTCGGCTACACCAAGCTCTACGGCCAGGTGCCCGGCGGGCAGGCCGAGTACCTGCGGGTGCCGTTCGGCAACACGCTGCCGATCAAGGTGCCCGAGGGCCCTGCCGACGACCGCTTCGTCTACCTCTCCGACGTGCTGCCCACCGCCTGGCAGGCCGTGCAGTACGCCGGCGTCGTCCCCGGCGGGTCGGTCCTGGTGCTCGGCCTCGGCCCGATCGGCGACATGGCCACCCGGATCGCCAAGCACCTCGGCGCCGCCCAGGTGCTGGCGGCCGACGTCGTGCCCGAGCGGCTGGACCGGGCCCGGGCCAACGGCATCGACGTCCTGGACTCCACCGACCAGGCCGACGTCGTCGCCTGGGTGCGGGACAAGACCGACGGCCGCGGCCCGGACGCCGTCATCGACGCCGTCGGCATGGAGGCGCACGGCTCCCCCGGGGCGAGGTTCGCGCAGAAGGCCAGCGCCCTGGTGCCCGACGCCATCATGGAGAAGGTCATGACGGTCGCCGGCACCGACCGGCTCGCCGCCCTCAACACCGCGATCGAGGCGGTCCGCCGCGGGGGCACCATCTCGCTGTCCGGCGTGTACGGCGGGGCGACCGACCCGCTGCCGCTGATGCGGATGTTCGACAAGCAGGTCGAGCTGCGGATGGGCCAGGCCAACGTGTGGCGCTGGGTGCCCGACATCCTCCCGTTGCTCACCGACGCCGACCCGCTGGGCGTCGACGACTTCGCCACCCACCACGTGCCGCTGGAGCAGGCCCCCCAGGCCTACGAGACCTTCCGGCAGAAGCAGGACGGCGCCGTGAAGGTGCTGCTGCAGCCCTGA
- a CDS encoding M23 family metallopeptidase: MDPQHPARPDDEGTVLPTGTAGGPTAATPPSDRTEVPASVLPLRRAARLSRRLLGATRTQAPPVGRPAPVGRPALFVAAAVLGVVGLGLTAAGGPSPVARAADEPVSVAEELGMVQADRPTLTGEEAAARLQELAATRAQRENAEAAAAQAQADADRVAAEAAAAAAEAAAAAAAEAARPKAVLPVQGRLTSQFGSRWGTLHAGVDFAAPLGTPEYAVMDGVVLRAGAASGFGLAVYIQHADGDVSVYGHMQEILVQEGQAVRAGDTIALLGNEGQSTGPHLHFEVHDGGLDGTRIDPLPWLRERGVAI, from the coding sequence ATGGACCCGCAACACCCCGCCCGGCCCGACGACGAGGGGACGGTGCTCCCGACCGGCACCGCCGGCGGTCCCACCGCCGCCACCCCGCCGTCCGACCGCACCGAGGTGCCGGCGTCCGTGCTGCCGCTCCGGCGGGCCGCCCGCCTGTCCCGCCGCCTCCTCGGTGCGACCCGCACGCAGGCCCCGCCGGTCGGCCGTCCCGCCCCGGTCGGCCGCCCGGCGCTGTTCGTGGCCGCAGCGGTCCTCGGGGTGGTCGGCCTGGGGCTCACCGCCGCCGGGGGGCCGTCCCCGGTCGCCCGGGCGGCCGACGAGCCGGTCAGCGTCGCCGAGGAGCTGGGCATGGTCCAGGCCGACCGGCCCACCCTCACCGGCGAGGAGGCCGCCGCCCGACTGCAGGAGCTGGCCGCCACCCGCGCCCAGCGCGAGAACGCCGAGGCCGCTGCGGCCCAGGCCCAGGCCGACGCGGACCGGGTCGCGGCCGAGGCCGCCGCCGCGGCCGCCGAGGCCGCCGCCGCAGCCGCTGCCGAGGCGGCCCGGCCCAAGGCCGTACTCCCCGTGCAGGGCCGGCTGACCAGTCAGTTCGGCTCCCGCTGGGGCACGCTGCACGCGGGCGTCGACTTCGCCGCGCCGCTGGGCACCCCCGAGTACGCGGTGATGGACGGCGTCGTCCTCCGCGCCGGTGCGGCCAGTGGCTTCGGCCTGGCGGTCTACATCCAGCACGCGGACGGCGACGTCTCGGTCTACGGCCACATGCAGGAGATCCTGGTCCAGGAGGGGCAGGCCGTGCGGGCGGGCGACACCATCGCGCTGCTCGGGAACGAGGGCCAGTCCACCGGCCCGCACCTGCACTTCGAGGTGCACGACGGCGGCCTCGACGGCACCCGGATCGACCCCCTCCCGTGGCTCCGGGAGCGCGGCGTCGCGATCTGA